The Miscanthus floridulus cultivar M001 chromosome 6, ASM1932011v1, whole genome shotgun sequence genomic interval TTTTCTATAAAGTTGGCTAAACTTAAGATATTTAATTTGATTCAAAGTGGTCcgaggaattgatttattttggTTCAGATAAAGTACTATGAAAATACTATATCTTATAATGAATCTAACAATAGTATTTTTATAAACCTACTCCATCGGGTAATTATTATGCATCATAAAATAATAGtattttttattatatatttgattgaatttaaaaaaaatgactttTTAAAAAAACGAGATGTGCAATTATTTCACTAAGGAGGTAGTTGTTGATATAGGACAAAActaaactgttttttttttcacattCAGAGTGCGTACGAAGTAGAAACGTTGGCCTTGGCTTTTTTTAGGCTCGTCCTGTGGTACAGCCGATGCCGAGGTTGTGGCCAGCAAAGGCGATTCCGGCTGTGGGATCCTTGTGACGATCTTTCCTGGACACTGCGACGcccattcctttttttttttttttgacaacatacGCCCATTCCTTTGTTATCTGGGCGCAAGTTGCTTGGCAACCGCAGATTCGTCGTGCTCAGCATTATCGATCGCCACGAATTCGGAGAGCACAAAACAAAAGTGGATTCCGGGACGTCAAAGAGGCCAGCACCTTTGTACTTGTTCGTTGTATGTAACATATGCATCATGTCCTTTAATTTATCGAAAGGGCAGAAATTCTTTCATGACACCGCCCGTACAAGTGTTAGCTCCACCGGCACATATATAAACATGTGATGATCGATGCACCATGTCAATGCAtgcaatgaaaatgacataaaaAAGCGTGCACATGTGGGCACCTATCTAGTGTTTTTGGTTTATTCTAAGTCAACAATAAAATAAAGCGTGCACATGCACGCGCACGGAATTATATATTATGTGAAAATGACATAAAAGTGGAAAAAGAAAATTCATCCAAAAACATTTTACTCCCTTTTCCCTAAATAATtaatttctagagttgtcttaagaCAAACTTTTTTATGTTTGACTGAATTTATAGAGAAAATATAAATATTTGTGACACCAAATTATTATGTTATGAAGATAACAGTTTATGGTGTAcccaatgatactaatttggtatcatatatataaatatatactaTGACGTTTTGAAAAATGAAAAATTGGAACACCCATAGTTCATTTCAAGACACACTATATATGGCTAGCTGTTGTATGTACAGTTGAGATTCATACTCATTTTTCAAAAATCATACGAGAATATTAAATCTTGGGTGCATAACAGTACATGATTTTACCTtttctagctagcctggcatctCTAGCATTGTATCCTGACGACATGATGAGGCGCTTTCAGCGAGGTGCACATGGCCAATACCCAGGAGAGGAGGAAAGCGTTGCTTCTCTTATGAATCCCCCATTGAGAAAATCTATATATATCTTAATGCTTAACTGCGGCTTAGAAATGCATGAGTGATGACGTGTGCCGTTCTGGATGGATTTTTCCTGCTTCTCATTTGTTCTCTCTCCGCCCCAAAATTATTAGTGATTTaggtttgttctaagtcaaaccaATTTAACtttaatcaaatttatagaaaagtaCATCGACATTCATGACACCGCCAaatatgtataatatgatattttgtaataaatttaataatacttatttggtatcataaacattAGTATTTTTATAAACTTATACAATCAAACTTAAAATGATTTAACTTAGAACAAACCTAGAATGTCGGTTATTTTAGGATGGAGGAAGTATAATTAAGCTAGCGATGTGGGCATGAGCAGACCAAACATGCCCTAGAGTTGACCCATCATGAATCTCGTGCTTGGCTATAATAAGTAGTCCCAGTTATAACATAATACTATATATTCTCCAATGAAAAAAAAAAGCCTATCAAGACTTCCGCACTATCTACAAAGGCGACACTTTGATTAATAATATCTGTAGTATAAAGCTGTTATTCATATTATTGAAAGAGCTTATATATTTCTTATGAAGGTATTTTTCATAATGAATCTAGTAATGTCAATCTTACGTTATGAATGCATATACATATACAATATTAGATATTCTTAGACGAAGGTAAAAACAATGTTCTACCTATTAGGACAAATCTAGCTAGATGGACTTTGACGAagcaaatttaaaattttatatAAGAGACCCTAAAGTGCATATAAGCATGCATCGAGCCTTTCGGACAAAAGCAATAGCTTGATTATTGCTTTTCAGaaatattcttttttttttctccatcAAGCGCCTGCGAAGAAGATAAGAGTATCTCCGAgagcctttctaaatctcactctctaaattatcatttagataatcatttgcataaaaatcgttttctatatcttttcattctccaacagtttttctatatctcatgaGTAGTCTAGAGAGTCATTTCTcatcttctatttttggctagcaaAAAATCTAGAATAAAAGATGATTATATTTGGATAACCATTTAGACAAACCATTGGAGGATAGTTTTTCACTAAAATCTCTATTCGTGGCATTTAAGAAGGGAATAGAGAGTCCTTGAGATGCTCTAACCCATAAACACGCACGGACTCTGAGGTCACCTCAGGACTGTGGCGTAGGCCGGCATGTAGATGATGTGAATGcttatatagttatatatatataacgcGACAAGATAGAAGGTTGGACCATAAGCTTGCTAGCTTTCAAACGACAAACTGCTTACACTGCAATGCTCTCGATGTCGACGACGTCAAGGGACAGCCTGGTGCTGGGGCGGGTGGTCGGCGACGTGGTGGACCCGTTCTCGCCGACGGTGGCGCTCCGGGTCTCCTACAACGGCCGGCGCCTCATCAACGGCTCCGACCTCCGGCCGTCGGCGGTGGCAGCAAGGCCTCGCGTCGAGATCGGGGGCACCGATTTCAGGCAGTCCTACACGCTTGTAAAGTGTTCCTCCATGCATCTCTTTTGGCTGATATTAGTCCTAATTATTAAAAATCAGCCTTGCTTGACGTGCGTGCATGCATGTCCTATTGCCATTCCTAGCTAAGCTAACTGATTATTCATGATGCGTTCATTTACATATGCCGTCCGCGTGGCTCTTGGATCATCGAATCAAAAGGTTATGGTGGATCCTGACGCTCCCAACCCGAGCAATCCGACGTTGAGGGAGTATTTGCATTGGTACCATATGTACATATAATTAATCCTCGcacatactccatccgttccaaaataACTGCACATCTTAAGAAATGAGTCAAATgctattttaaatttaactagatttaAAGTTGAACTTCAAAAATTAAGTGAGAAGTGCAGCTATTGTGGGGTGGAGGGAGTAAAGTATTGTGTTTATGTTCTAAAAGCCATGCATAGTTATATTTGGATTTCATTGATCACCTTTCATTTTGCAGGTTGGTGACAGATATTCCTGGGACAACTGAAATTGAACATGGTGAGTAGAAAAGTGCAGTAGCTAGAAATGCGTTGTGCATGTCAGCAACATCacgtgtctttttttttttggcgaatTAGCAGCATCACGTCTCGATTGCATTGTGATCCACTTTTGAGTGAGGAAGTAAGAGAGCTCAAATCAACATCAGATAATTAAATGCTTCGATATTACACCATAAAACTAGACAATATTCTATGTGCCAATATAATTCAAACGGAAGAATTCTAGCCCGAACCTAAAGTCGCACCGGTGGTCCAAAGGGTCCAGTGGTGATGAATATAACTCATCACCGCCGGATGATATGCCGCTTGAGCCGGCGACGATGaagtcttcatcatcgttgaatCATATACCGAAACGGTGGTGATACCACCCTCGTTACCACCAGATGAAACAACGAGCCGGCGGTGATAAAGTATTATCACCGCAGGTTTTGATCGGTGGTGATAAGCCTGGTTATCACTGTCCACTTTCATCACCAATGCTGATGAAAACTGgtggcgaggtggaggaggacgGGGGTTATAGCCGCCAGTGATGAGGTTTGTGCAGTAGTAGAGTATCGGAGAGCGTCAACTAATAAAATTATGTCATGCATGGGCCATTTCTTCTTGGTCCTGGACTATAGGGACTCTGGATTTTTAAGCATGGCGCCTTCTTAGAAATTAAACCTAGCTAgagtggttactatgtttgtgtTGATGTGTTATGAGTGAATTGAGGAAGAAATATACAACTTATTACAAATGCTTCCTTTTGATATTATACATGAATACAACTTTGTACAAATTATTTAGGATTCAGTATGTATCTTTTAATTGTATAATCAAAGCCATTCCAATTATCTCTAGCTAGCTTTACGCTTTCATCGACCGTTATTCGTGCACCTTCTACTCTCTGTAAGTAAACCTTTACAGTTTGTCTTAATTATTTCTCaatatatgatgagcttgtttagATATTGGACAATTGAAACTCAAA includes:
- the LOC136457430 gene encoding protein FLOWERINGUS T 1-like, which encodes MLSMSTTSRDSLVLGRVVGDVVDPFSPTVALRVSYNGRRLINGSDLRPSAVAARPRVEIGGTDFRQSYTLVMVDPDAPNPSNPTLREYLHWLVTDIPGTTEIEHGREVICYESPRPPAGIHRVVFVLFQQMVRGSVDQPPLLRHNFCTRNFAVDHGLGAPVAAAFFTCQPEGGTGGRRHVLRQPRTSPAS